The following coding sequences are from one Dermacentor andersoni chromosome 5, qqDerAnde1_hic_scaffold, whole genome shotgun sequence window:
- the LOC126530815 gene encoding uncharacterized protein — protein MLAAIFVVALIGGSRGFENNADVEDANAYVDSVLEFELPRRMATLDPVKARDFQPMNGKSLHGPWVRFVSFSVAGLRDIRRDGDCQLTRADEERPTTLECTLSTELRYDVVVNMTYGNTTRPHVRINGTFHGVRGPLTVTFKRSLPAKVEFSPRYELMLDSVGAGPARPHWYGRVEREFHVAMSHVFDFATRKVFAKEMFNAAKDVPFPE, from the exons ATGCTGGCGGCTATCTTCGTCGTGGCCCTTATTGGGG GCTCGCGCGGTTTTGAGAACAATGCCGACGTCGAAGATGCCAACGCCTACGTCGACTCGGTCCTCGAGTTTGAGCTGCCGAGACGCATGGCGACGCTGGACCCGGTCAAGGCGCGCGACTTCCAGCCGATGAACGGAAAGAGCCTGCACGGCCCGTGGGTGCGGTTCGTGTCCTTCAGCGTCGCAGGCCTCCGAGACATTCGGCGCGACGGTGACTGCCAGCTGACTCGCGCCGACGAGGAACGCCCGACAACGCTGGAATGCACGCTCTCGACCGAGCTTCGTTACGACGTCGTAGTCAACATGACCTACGGGAACACGACGAGGCCCCACGTGCGAATCAACGGCACGTTCCACGGCGTTCGCGGCCCGCTTACTGTCACGTTCAAGAGGTCGCTTCCCGCGAAAGTCGAGTTCTCGCCTCGCTACGAGCTCATGCTAGACAGCGTCGGGGCGGGACCGGCCCGCCCCCATTGGTACGGCAGAGTGGAGCGCGAGTTTCACGTGGCAATGAGTCACGTGTTCGACTTCGCCACGAGAAAAGTCTTCGCCAAGGAAATGTTCAACGCGGCTAAGGACGTCCCGTTTCCCGAGTGA